The Flaviramulus sp. BrNp1-15 genome includes the window AATCTTCTACTTGTAATTGTAAATCTTTTATAGTTCCTTCAAGTTTTCTTGCAGCAGCTTCTTCTAGTTTTAATTCTGCAGCAGCAGCTTCTGCAGCTTCTTCTGCATCTGTTTTTCCGATTCCGAATACTTTTGCTCCTGCGTTTTTAATAAATGAAAATAGTCCCATAGTTTATTGTATTTTTAAGTTAATATTTATTTAAATTGTAATATTTAGATATGCTAAACTTACATAATATTTGACACAGAAAAAATAAAAAGTCACATAATCAAAGATACATTTTTATTACAAAAAGAAACCGCCTAAAGCACAATACTTTAAACGGTTTCTAAACTAAATAACCAACCAAAATTTTTATTTCACCCTTGTGTTTTCTCTAGGGTTTTCTACTTTATCTTTTCTAAACTTACGTTTTTTATCTTTTGTTGTTGTTTCTTTGCCTTTTGTGTTTCCTGTTTTTAAGAACTGTATGTATCCTCTACCTTCAAATTCGTAAATAGTTTCAGATGCTGGATGAAACAACTCTATCTTTCCATCATTTATAACGCTCATTTCGAAGTATTCATTGTCAAAGAAATCATAATCTAATGTTAAAGTTTTTAAATACATATTATTACTAACATCACCTACTCCATAAACTCCTGTATAATCCCAATATATATTACTTGGATTACTAACATCTATGTCTTGCGAACTTCTAAAAGTTGAATCGTTTCCACCTGCTAAAAATTGTAAATAGTTTTCGTTATCAAATTCATTTAATGCCCCAAAATCACTTGTGTATGTTTTTTCCCAAGCTTCATACTCTTGTAAGAAATAATGAATATTATCATAGAATACAAAGTCGTAATCAAAATTACTTCGTTGATACCCATCTAAAAAGTACGACGTATCATTATTAGGGTTGTAAAGTTCTATAGTATTACTGTCTATTTGATATACATCAAAGGTTGAAAACCCATCAATATCATGGTAAACATCTAAAATCATATCATAAGCATCATATTCGCCAACATCAATACCAAAACCGTATCCGTTATCGCCTAATCCAACTATGTTGTTATTTGCATAAACAACACCATTTCTAAACGAAATTGTAAATGCCTTTTGTAAAAACGGTGTTTCACCATAACCTGAGGTTGAATTAATATCTACATACCATAACTCATGAGAGCTTAATAATTGATTTAACGAAATTGGAGGTACATCATCATAATAATCATCAACTAACACTTCTGTGTAACACGATGTAAATAATGTTGCTATTAAAGCAAAGCCTGAAAGTAATTTTAGAGTCTTCATAATCAAACATTTTAGGGTTTCTATATTTAGTGGTTTCAAAACGCGTGCCAAAAAAGATTTCTTAATAGTTTATTGACTTATCTATAAGCGATATTTTGCGTATTTTTGAAATTGTAAACTATTCTAAATATTTATGGATAAACCTTTAAAATATGCGGTTTTTGGAGCAGGAAGTTGGGCAACTGCAATAGTGAAAATGCTTTGTGAAAACTTAGATGAAATTGGTTGGTATATGAGAAGTGTTTACACCAAAGAACATTTATTAAAAGAACAACACAACCCTAATTATTTAAGTTCGGTTGAATTTCATTTAGAGCAATTGAAGTTAAGTAATGATATAAATGAAATCGCAAATTATGCTGATGTTTTAATTTTTGCCATTCCTTCTGCTTTTATGCATAGTGAATTAGAAAAACTGTCTATAGATATTTCTAATAAAATTATTGTTTCGGCTGTTAAAGGTATTATGCCAGAGAGCGGTTTGCTGGTTGGCGAACATTTTCATAATATATACCAAGTACCTTTTAATAATATTGCTGTTATTGCGGGCCCGTGTCATGCAGAAGAAGTAGCTTTAGAGCGTTTGTCGTATTTAACCATTTCATGTTCTGATGCTCAAAAAGCTAAAGAAATTGCAAAAAATTTATCCAGCGATTATATTAAAACTAAAATTAGTGACGATATTATTGGCGTAGAATACGCTGTAATGCTTAAAAACATTTATGCTATTGCTGCTGGAATTGCACATGGTTTAGGTTATGGAGATAATTTCCAGAGTGTGCTAATGAGTAATGCCATTAGAGAGATGAAACGTTTTATTAAAAAGATGCATAAAATGAAACGTAATATTAATAATTCTGCATATTTAGGCGACTTATTAGTTACAGGATACTCTGTGTTTTCTCGTAATCGTATGTTTGGCAACATGATTGGTAAAGGCTATACCGTAAAATCTGCGCAAATGGAAATGAGCATGATTGCAGAAGGGTATTATGCTACCAAAAGTGCACATTTACTAAATGAAAGAAATAAAAAGAAAACACGCTTGCCTATTATAAATGCTGTTTATGAAATTTTATACGAGAATAAAGACCCAAAAAAGGTATTTAAAAAATTAACTGAAAGACTAGATTAATCAATTCCTTATATAAGCAAAGATTTATTTTTTATAGAGTTACTTAAAGTTTGGGCTTTCGCTAGTCGCTTTCTGCGAAGAGCTCCAATAATAGTTCAATCCCTAACGCTTATCTGCCAAGAGACTACTGCTTTTTCAGGAATATACTACTTAACCAACACGCCTTTAACCTTCATTAAAGGAATAGCTTGCAACGCTTTAAAATTAATAGTATTTTTTCTAAACAAATATGTTTTATCAAACATTTGGTTACCTTCAAAAAAAGAAACCTTAAAGGTGTTATTTAATGCAAATAATTCTTCTTGTATCAATTCAATTTTAGCATAGCTTTTTTTAGGAAGTGAGTCTAGCTTTTTTCTGAAAACAGATGTTGTTTTTTCTTTAGAATAACCACTTGTAACAATAAGAACCATTTCTAAATCAACATCTTTATTGTTTATTATGTAAGCATTCCAATCTTGAGTTTTATAAACGTCATTATACTCATTTACAACTGCAATGTAAACATCCTCTACTTTTGGAATATCAATGTCTTTTTTCAAAACTAAAATGCAGATTTAAACTGCTCTAAAAAACGCACATCGTTTTCACTTAATAATCGGATATCGCCAATTTGATGTAATAACATAGCAATACGGTCTATACCCATACCAAATGCGAAACCAGAATATTCCTTAGAATCTATACCACAATTTTCTAAAACGTTTGGATCCACCATACCACAACCCATAATTTCTAACCAACCAGTACCCTTTGTTATGCGGTAATCAATTTCGGTTTCTAAGCCCCAATACACATCAACCTCAGCACTTGGTTCTGTAAATGGGAAGTAAGACGGACGTAAACGTATTTTACTTTTTCCAAACATTTCAGTTGTAAAGTGTTGTAGTGTTTGCTTTAAGTCTGCAAAACTTACATCTTTATCTATATATAAACCTTCTACTTGGTGGAAAAAACAATGCGAACGCGCCGAAATAGCTTCATTTCTATACACTCTACCTGGTGAGATTGTACGAATAGGCGGTTTATTATTTTCCATATAACGTACTTGCACAGAACTGGTATGTGTACGCAATAAAATATCCGGATTGGTTTGAATAAAAAACGTATCCTGCATATCACGAGCCGGATGATATTCTGGTAAGTTTAAGGCTGTAAAATTGTGCCAATCATCTTCAATTTCTGGTCCTTCACTTACATTGAATCCAATACGGGAAAAAATATCTATAATTTGATTTTTAACAATAGAAATAGGGTGGCGCGCACCAATTTGAATAGGTTCTCCTGGACGCGATAAATCGCCATAAACACCTTTTACTTCTTCTTTGCTTTCAAGCTCTTCTTTTAAAGCACTTACCTTATCTTCGGCTGTTTTTTTAAGTTTATTAATGGTTTGACCAAATTCTTTTTTTTGATCGTTTGCTACATTTTTAAACTCAGCAAAAAAGTCGTTTAGCAAACCTTTTTTACCTAAATATTTTATACGGAATGCCTCTACCTCTTCTTTTGATTGGGCTTTAAAAGCTTCAGCTTCGGCTATAAGTTCTTTTATCTTATCTATCATGACGTCATTTCAAAAATGAATGCAAATTTACTATTTTTTCTATAACTGCGTTAGGGATTGCAACGGAAATCCTTTTGCTTTTTGCAAAAGATTATAGTGCAAAGCCCGACCCCGAGATTTCGGTGTAACGACCGAATTATCAATTCGATACCGATTAATATATATACTCAGTTTCTAAAAAGTAATTTACTATAGCTTCTTTCATTAAAACACTCTGTTCACCAGCTTTTAAACGCGGTAAACTTTCAAGAGTTCTATAATGTGGCCAACCTTCGTTATCTACAAAATCGAGCTGGTAATAGCCATAAGGCGTAAGTAATTTGCAGATAGCAATATGCATAAGGTCTAGTTTTTGGTCTTTTTTAAAAGTTCTTTCTAATTGCCCTAATTCTTGCACACCTATTAAATAAATTATAGCATCAAGATCTAATGTATCTCCATCGGCAAATTGATTGGATAGTTTTTTAACTACCAATTCCCAGCGCTCTTTTAATTGTTCGTCTCTAGACATAATAATTTTAAAGCTACAAAGTTAATAAACCTAAGTGTGACTATTATCCCATTTATGATTTGAATTTAGTTTAAAATAAAATGATAATTTTTTTTCTCTATATAAAAAAAGAAAAATAAAGCATAGCCTTCGTTACGGTATCTTTTTCTTGTGACATAGAAAGGAAAAAAGGGCGTTTTATTAAAGTGAATTCAAGTTGTAGATGGGATTATTTATATTTGCCTAAATTATTTCAATTATGAGTGTTATAGATATTGTTTTAGGGGCTTTAATTTTATTTGGACTAGTTCGTGGTTTAATGAAAGGGCTTTTTGTTGAAGTTGCATCATTAATTGCTCTTGTTGCAGGTGTTTATGGTGCCATACATTTTAGCAATTTTGCCGCTGAGTTTTTACAAAATAAAACAGAATGGAACGAGAAAACCATTAATATTACTGCTTTTGCTATAACCTTTGTAATCATAGTTTTGGCCATAGGACTTGCAGGAAAAGCATTAACCAAATTAGCAGATTTTGCTGCTCTAGGAATAATAAATAAATTACTTGGCGCTGCCTTTGGTGCTTTAAAAATTGCACTTATTTTGAGTGTAGTTTTAAATATTTTTGATAAAATGAATAGTACCATTACGTTTATTGATGAAGGAAATATAGAAGAATCTGCACTCTACAAACCTGTAAAATCTTTAGTACCTACAATATTTCCAAATCTTTTAACTTCTAAAGAAGATAATCCTCCCTCTGAAAACGAAGCATAACTAAATATTAATAAATATCCTTTACATTGTCCTTAACCCACATTAAACATTCTTTAAATGTTTCGAAGATATGTTCTCTAGGTATTAAATCTGGTATAATATCTATACGTTCCATCATATATTTGGGTTGATCTAAGAGGCCTACAAAAAGTACTTCAATATTCTTATTACTGAGGTCTTGTAGCACATCTTCCATAGCATATAATCCAGATTGATCCATATATTGCATTCTGCCTAAACGTATAATAACCGTAGTTGCTGTATCTGGAATTTGTTTTGACAATGCCTGAAAATCACTTGTAGACCCAAAAAATAGAGGTCCTTTAATGTGTTTTATAAACACTTCTTCTTTTAGATTATCTGGAAATCCTATTTCATCTTTCCAAGCTTCTTCTTTTAATGCTTTAACATCTGAACGTTCGGCAGTTAAATCTCCTATTTTCTTCATAAACATTAATGAAGCAATCACCAATCCAATACCAACAGCGTACACAAGGTTCCAGAACGTTGACAACCCAAGAACAGTAAGCATTATTACTACTTCCATACTAAATTTTAAAGGCCCTATCTTAACATCTTTAGGCAAGTAAGGTATTGCTTTTAAGCCTTTATAATCCATAACACCAATACCTACTGTAATTAAGATTCCTGCTAACACTGCAGCCGGTATTTTAGATGCTAAAGGTGCTAATGCAAGTAAAATTATAAAAAGTAAAACACCTGCAATCATACCTGATAATCTGGTTTTACCACCAGAATTAATATTTACTACTGTTCTAATAGTTGCTCCTGCTCCCGGTATTCCACCAAATAGTGATGCAATACTATTTCCTATTCCTTGTCCTACTAATTCTTTATTAGGCTTATGTTTAGTTTTAGTCATATTATCTGCCACAACACTAGTTAGTAAGGAGTCTATTGCTCCTAAAAGCGATAGCGTTAATGCTGTAAAAACATAAGGCGTAATACTTCCTAAGCTAAACTGAGTGAAAATTTCAGTCTTTAATTCTGGTAAGCCTTGTGGTATTTCTGGAATTGGTCTATAATCTAATCCTGCTAAAATTGCAACAGCAGACATAACAATAAGTGCTACAAGGGTACTTGGTATTTTAGTTGTTATCCGCTTGAAACCATAAATAATAAAAATAGTTCCTAAGGCTAGGATAATTTCTAGCCAATTAATATTTTGTAAAGCACGAGGTAATACTTTTAAAGCCCCTATAACACCTGATGCATCTTTACCCGCAAGTGTAGTAGATTCTTTTAAAATGTCTGCCTCTGTTACTTTTTCGGCTCTATTGATAGTTTCTTTAAAATCTTCTAAAACCAAAATACCTTCTCCTGCTTCTTCTTTTAAAATGTTTTCTAGAATAACTTCCTCTGCTTGTGGTTTAAATTGGTTTACATAATCCATATCCTCTTTAGGGTAGTAACCTAACATTGGTAAAATTTGAGTAACCAAGATAATTACACCGATTGCAGTCATGAATCCAGAAACCACTGGGTATGGTATATAACGAATATATTTACCTAGACCTATAAGACCTAAACCTATTTGTATTAACCCTGCTAAAAGAAAGACTGTTAAAATGGCTGGTAGAGCTTTTTCAACACTGCCATCGTTAGCTGCAATTATTCCCGCAATAATTACCATACTTACTGCTGTCATTGGAGCAGTAGGACCAGATATTTGGGTATTAGTACCTCCAAAAAGCGCAGCGAAAAAACTAATAAAAATAGCACCATATAATCCGGCACTTGGTCCTAATCCAGAAGATACACCAAATGCTAATGCCAATGGTAATGCTACAATACCTGCAGTAATACCACCAAAAGCATCACCTTTTATATTTGAAAAAAAATTTTTCATACCTGATTTATTTAGTTGTCCTAATTTAACTCATCTTTAGCCAAAAAAAAAGCCATTACTGAAAAGTATAGGCTTTTTAACATTTGTTTACTATTTTAAAAGTTTACAAAGGTTATGAGATTAATTTGATCTCTACCAGAAGTTTCAAAAAACTGGTTCATATAACCTGCTTCTATTCTAACATTTTTATTAATGTTGTAACCAATACCTCCATAAAGCCTGTTTCTATCGAAAATAGATGATTTTGTGTTTAAAAATATTTCGTTGTATGCAGATAAGTAATATTTACTTTCCTGGTTTTCTTTTTTACATAAAGGCACTTTCATGCTTAAAAAATATCTAAACCTCATCTTGAAATCTTCTTCAACAAAACGCTGCTCAAATCTGTAACGATGACCTATTTGTACACTACCAATATTTTGTGTTGATATAAATTGCTGATAAATTCTATGTTCATTTACCGAAATTTTTTCATCTGTATTACCTACATAATTTTCAGATAAAATATAGCCATAGCCTAATAAAAAATTGTTTTTCCCTTCGTTAAATGTGTAACCCAGACCCGATCTTAAAAGCAATTGCTCTAAGTCTCCAATGGCATTATAATTTCTGTATTGCACCTCATGATGCAAGTTCCATTTTTGATTAAATTTTTTGTTACCAAAATAAATTAACCAATTACCTAAATTACTATCTTGACTTGTTGAAAAAAATGGCAGCATCAATGTTATTATTAATGCTGCCAAATGTTTTTTGTAATTCATTATTGCTGTTTATTCGTAGAACTCAACCACTCCGGTATGTATATTATACATCGCACCAATTATTTTTATTTCGCCTTTTTTCTCCATTTCTGAAAGAATTGGACTTTCTTCATGAATTCTTTCTATGGTTAACTCCACATTCTTTTTTGATACATTATCAACAAACTCTAAATTTTTAGAATTTCTAAGATTTTCATCTTTAGGCTCAGAAACCGCGTTTACTGCAGGTGTAATTTTTTCAATAAGTTTTGTTAAATTACCCATTTTTGCATGATCGCAAGCGCCTTTAACAGCTCCGCAACTTGTATGACCTAAAACTACAATTAGTTTTGTTCCGGCAAGCTTACAAGCAAATTCCATACTTCCAAGAATATCTTCATTTACAAAGTTTCCTGCAATTCTTACACTAAAAATGTCTCCTAAACCTTGATCGAAGACTAGTTCTGCAGACACTCTAGAATCTATACAACTTAAAATGGTTGCAAAAGGAAATTGTCCTTCTTTAGTGTCGTTTACTTGCTCTAATAAGTTTCTGTTAGCTTTTAAATTATTTTGAAATCTTACATTGCCTTCTTTTAGAAACCGCAACGATTTTTCTGGAGTCATAGTTGCTTGAGTTTCTTTAGTATGTGCTTTCATAATATTTTCTGTTTATGTTATTTTTTATTGATATTTTAGGTTTTGTTCTGTGGTTAAAAACAAAGATACATTAAGGTTATTAATAACGTTTTTTAAGTTTTTATTTGTCTTTTTAAGTTTTTTGCTTTTTCTATTTATACACAACAGATTTACGTTGTTTTTTAATAAATAGTTAGAAAGGTTTTTAAAAACATTATCATTCTCTTCAAAAACATATTCTATAGTTTTTTTATCATCAATGTTTGTTGATGTAACGTTATCTGGATTCTTAACAATTTTGAATGCCTTTAAAGGTTTTTGTGTATGCTTTATTAAATTGTCTGCGAAATGAAACGAACCATTTGCATCGTTAAACAACCCTAAAGTTAAATCATTATTTGGTTCCAAAACATTTTCTTCGCCAGAAATCATAATGGTTCCACTGTGTTGTTTAAATACATGTTTTAGAATATTATCTCCCATAACACTTAATAATTTAGATTTTCTTTTACCTAAAACTACAATGTCTGGTTGATAGCTTTCTATATAATTTGCTATTTCGTTCTTTACATTACCGTACCGCAATGTATAGTTTATATTAGTGTTGTAAGCCTTATTTATTGGATTTAACAAACTTTTAATTTGTTTTTTTGTTGAAAAATGCTCTTGATTTATAGTTCGCATTGCAGAGAGTTGATTTTCTTTTTTAACAACTTCTGTTGGCTTCTTAATGCATAAAAAATCTATATCAGCATCAATTATTTTAGCAAGACTTACTGTGTTTTTTAACATAGTACTATCAGATGATTTTAAATCTGATAGTACTAATATTTTATGCTTATTGTTTTTCATAATGTTTTAACTTAAGCTTAAACTAGATTTTGGTCTTTCCCTAAAGAATTTAATAAAACTTTCAGGATTCTCTTCAACACCTCGTTTAGATACTAACTTGATATCTATATTACGTTCTTTTGCCTTAAATAGAAAATCTTCAAGAATTTCTATAATATCGTTATCTAAGTATCTTGTTTTTAAAAGATCAAGCTCTAAATAAGTGTCTCTTGGCAAGCTGTCTAACTCCTTTAAAATAGCTCCCTTGTTAAAAAAGGTAACTTCTTCTGCAAGGGTCATTTTTATTTTATGCTTACCATTACTTTTATCTTCTATATGAAGGAAATGAGAGTTCTGGTAGCTTTTAAGTAAAATAACTATTATACCAACTCCTAAGCCCAGACCAATTCCGTATAATAAATCGATAAATACAATTCCTAAAACAGTAACAGTAAATGGAATAAACTGTTTCCATCCTAAATCATACATTTTTTTGAATAATGATGGTTTTGCTAGTTTATATCCAACAACTAGAAGAATTGCTGCTAAAACAGATAAAGGAATCATATTTAATAATCTTGGTATTAATATTACCGAGATTAATAAAAAGAAACCGTGAATTATAGCAGACATTTTAGATTCTCCTCCAGATTGGATATTAGCAGAACTACGAACAATTACTTGTGTAATTGGCAACCCTCCAATCATTCCAGAAATAATATTTCCTGTTCCTTGTGCTAGTAACTCTCTATTTGTTGGTGTAACATTTTTATGAGGGTCTAACTTATCAGTAGCTTCTACACATAAAAGTGTTTCTAAACTGGCTACCAACGCAATGGTAAATGCCACAACCCAAATTTCTGGATTTGTTATAACTGCAAAATTTGGAAAACTAAATTGTGCAAAAAATGAGGCAGTATCTTCTGGAACAGGAACACTCACTAAGTGAGATTCTGCTATGGCTAAAGTATCATGAGAATTTGTTAAAACATAGAAAATAATCCCAAATACTACAGCCACTAAAGGCCCTTGAATAAGCTGAAATATTTTAGCTTTCTTTGATAGCACTCTATCCCATAATATAAGAATTCCTAAACCTACAATTCCTACCAAAGCAGAACCAAGTGTAATATGGTTTATTGTATCAAATATTTCAGAAAATGTGTTTTGTCCATCTACTTGAAAAAAGGCAAAATCTCCTTCTGGATCTGGATCATACCCAAAAAAATGTGGTATTTGTTTTAAAATAATTATAATACCAATACCAGTAAGCATGCCTTTAATAACAGATGAAGGGAAATAGTAACCAATAACCCCAGCTTTTAATACTCCAAAGATAATTTGAATAACACCTCCTAAAACAACAGCTACTAAGAAATTTTGGTAACCTCCTAAGGTTCCTATCGCAGCTAGTACAATAGCTGCTAATCCTGCTGCAGGACCACTAACTCCAATATTAGAACCACTTAAAGCCCCTACAATTATACCTCCTACAATTCCTGCAATTAATCCTGAAAAAAGTGGCGCGCCACTTGCTAATGCAATACCTAAACATAGTGGTAATGCAACGAAAAATACGACTATACTCGCTGGTAAGTCTTTTTTAATAGTTTTAAACATAAAATAAATTCATTTACTTATTGAGGGTATTCCTCAAAAACTAATTTTTTAAAAAATTTCTTTTTTTGACGTTAATACGTCAGGCCTAAAAAATTATTAAATGAATTCTGGAGGTGGAGATATTAGATTTAAATGAGGTTTAGGATAGTTTTTAAAAAAATATCCTGTATGGCTTTCTTGTTCATTAGAAAAAAAACAAGATTCTATCGTATTTAAGTGATAAACTAAAACTTCTACATCCTTATTTTTATCAATACCTTTTTCCTCTTCTTCAGATGAAGTATAAAATACCGAAATATCAACAGAGTCATCTATAATAGAAATTACCGTTGGGGCTACCAAAAACATCATAAAAATGACTGATAATATTATAGAAGTTAGGCTTTTTGGCATTTTTTATAAAAAATAAGTTACAAATATATTGTATTGTTTAAGAATAATCAAAAATCTTTCAACATTTTAATATCTTCTGTTATTAACCATCCTGTTTTACCATCTGTGAGTTTTATTTTTGACCAATCGTTGTATGTTTCTAAAACCTGTACTTTAGTTCCTTCATGCAATCTAAACGACTCTTCACTTCTTGTATTCGGGTCACTTTTTACTTTACTTTCCTGTGCAAACACTATGGCTGGATTATCTTTTTTATCTAAATTATATTTATGAAACGTAAACGCTAGAGTTAATATTAGTAATGTTAACGCAACAACACTACCTATAAATGCTAAACGCTTTTTTAAAGTTGAATAAGAAAAATAATAGACTAAAAACAAAACAACAAAACAGAATACTAATGCAATGGTTGTTTTAGCCCAGACATCAAAAGACATAATATGAGTTGCATTATTTAATAACTTTGAAATTCCTGCATTTGGTATCACATCAATAGCATCCACAGTCATATTTTTAGCAAATGCCATATTATTTTTAATGTCGGCATCGTTTGGTGCTAATTTTAATGCTTTTTCATAGAAAAAAATACTGGGAGCTATATTATTAAGTTTATAATGTGCATTAGCCAGATTAAAATATAAATCTGAGGAATGCTTACCAGTATCTAAAATAGCATTATAACCATCTATTGCTTCAGCATATTTACCTTGGTTATACAGTGCGTTAGCCTTTTCAAAAATAGATTGATTTTGAGCAAACCCACTTAAGCTTAACAACAACGAAAATATGTATAATAACTTTTTCATCTTAACGCGCTTGTTTATCGATTAAAGAAATTGTTTTTGCTGCTTTATCATAATCTTCTTGCATTGTTACAATATCAATAGGTGTATATCGTGCCAATTCACAATTTTCTAAAATACTTTTAAAGTCTTTTATAACTTCATCATCAACTTGCTTTTCTTTCAATAAATTATTGATTTTCTCTTTACTTAAATCACTAGTTTCTATATGTAATTTTGCTTTTAAATAGTTATGTAATGCTTTCTCAAGAGCAATATAAAAGGCTTCTTTTTTACCTAACGATTTTTTTGCACTGCTTAAATATTTTCTAGCAAGTTTATCTGCTTTTCTAATTCTGTTTCCGTAAACATCTGCATCTCTACTCGCTTTTTTATTTCGAATAACTATTGCTAAAGGAATTGCTAAAAATGGCAATAACAGCATACTCCAAAACAGCTTAGTTTTAAAGAAATAATCAGGTTTAATATCTGAAAAATTAGTTTTGGTTTTAATAAAAGCAAACTGATCGTTATTAAAAACTATAGCTTGTTTATTTGGGTTTGTGATGTTTGTACTTTCAGTATCTGAAGTATTTGTTGGTCCGTTTAAAACGTTAATAACTATTTCATCGGATGATAAACGTTTGTACGTTTCGGTTTTTAAATCGAAATACGAAAAAGAAATACTTGGTATTGGGTATTTACCCTTGTATTGCGGTACAACAGTATAACTATCGGAAATACTTCCTTGCATACCTCCTAAATTAGTTTTTACATTCTCGTTGTGCTCTGGCTCATAAACCTCTAAAGAACTTGGTAATGAAACCTTGGGTAGTTTAAACAGTTTTAAATTACCATTTCCTCTAACAGCTACTTTAAGTTGTAGAGACTCTGTGGCATCCAATTGTGTTTTTGATGGAATAACATCAAAATTAAACTCACCCACTGCACCTGTAAAGTCCAACGGTTTACCTGCTTCTGGTAAAGGTTTTACATTTATTGTTTTATTACCAGCAGAAACGGTTCTATTAACACGAGTCATTAAAAGGCTTCCAAAAATATCACGTCTGTTTGTTGGAACTCGCATAGCAATATCTAAGCTTAAAGGCTCGATATTTAGTTTTCCTGTTTTTTGAGGATACAGAACTGTTTTTCTTAAAACTAAAAACCTATAATCTTCACCATTATATGTTCCATTTTGAACTTTTTGTCCTTGTGTATTTATATTCTGACTCCAAAAATCATTATATCTAGGACTATCGATTTCGTTCCAGTTATCAACCGCTATTTTAGGTGAAACATATAATTTATATACTACAGTAATAGCTTCATTTAGATACGGATTTGTTTTTGAAACCTCAGCTACTAAATGAATATTTTCTGATGCTAAATAATTAGGATTATTAGGATCTTTT containing:
- a CDS encoding NAD(P)H-dependent glycerol-3-phosphate dehydrogenase, which produces MDKPLKYAVFGAGSWATAIVKMLCENLDEIGWYMRSVYTKEHLLKEQHNPNYLSSVEFHLEQLKLSNDINEIANYADVLIFAIPSAFMHSELEKLSIDISNKIIVSAVKGIMPESGLLVGEHFHNIYQVPFNNIAVIAGPCHAEEVALERLSYLTISCSDAQKAKEIAKNLSSDYIKTKISDDIIGVEYAVMLKNIYAIAAGIAHGLGYGDNFQSVLMSNAIREMKRFIKKMHKMKRNINNSAYLGDLLVTGYSVFSRNRMFGNMIGKGYTVKSAQMEMSMIAEGYYATKSAHLLNERNKKKTRLPIINAVYEILYENKDPKKVFKKLTERLD
- the pheS gene encoding phenylalanine--tRNA ligase subunit alpha; its protein translation is MIDKIKELIAEAEAFKAQSKEEVEAFRIKYLGKKGLLNDFFAEFKNVANDQKKEFGQTINKLKKTAEDKVSALKEELESKEEVKGVYGDLSRPGEPIQIGARHPISIVKNQIIDIFSRIGFNVSEGPEIEDDWHNFTALNLPEYHPARDMQDTFFIQTNPDILLRTHTSSVQVRYMENNKPPIRTISPGRVYRNEAISARSHCFFHQVEGLYIDKDVSFADLKQTLQHFTTEMFGKSKIRLRPSYFPFTEPSAEVDVYWGLETEIDYRITKGTGWLEIMGCGMVDPNVLENCGIDSKEYSGFAFGMGIDRIAMLLHQIGDIRLLSENDVRFLEQFKSAF
- a CDS encoding SulP family inorganic anion transporter; the protein is MKNFFSNIKGDAFGGITAGIVALPLALAFGVSSGLGPSAGLYGAIFISFFAALFGGTNTQISGPTAPMTAVSMVIIAGIIAANDGSVEKALPAILTVFLLAGLIQIGLGLIGLGKYIRYIPYPVVSGFMTAIGVIILVTQILPMLGYYPKEDMDYVNQFKPQAEEVILENILKEEAGEGILVLEDFKETINRAEKVTEADILKESTTLAGKDASGVIGALKVLPRALQNINWLEIILALGTIFIIYGFKRITTKIPSTLVALIVMSAVAILAGLDYRPIPEIPQGLPELKTEIFTQFSLGSITPYVFTALTLSLLGAIDSLLTSVVADNMTKTKHKPNKELVGQGIGNSIASLFGGIPGAGATIRTVVNINSGGKTRLSGMIAGVLLFIILLALAPLASKIPAAVLAGILITVGIGVMDYKGLKAIPYLPKDVKIGPLKFSMEVVIMLTVLGLSTFWNLVYAVGIGLVIASLMFMKKIGDLTAERSDVKALKEEAWKDEIGFPDNLKEEVFIKHIKGPLFFGSTSDFQALSKQIPDTATTVIIRLGRMQYMDQSGLYAMEDVLQDLSNKNIEVLFVGLLDQPKYMMERIDIIPDLIPREHIFETFKECLMWVKDNVKDIY
- a CDS encoding CvpA family protein is translated as MSVIDIVLGALILFGLVRGLMKGLFVEVASLIALVAGVYGAIHFSNFAAEFLQNKTEWNEKTINITAFAITFVIIVLAIGLAGKALTKLADFAALGIINKLLGAAFGALKIALILSVVLNIFDKMNSTITFIDEGNIEESALYKPVKSLVPTIFPNLLTSKEDNPPSENEA
- a CDS encoding DUF2490 domain-containing protein, which gives rise to MNYKKHLAALIITLMLPFFSTSQDSNLGNWLIYFGNKKFNQKWNLHHEVQYRNYNAIGDLEQLLLRSGLGYTFNEGKNNFLLGYGYILSENYVGNTDEKISVNEHRIYQQFISTQNIGSVQIGHRYRFEQRFVEEDFKMRFRYFLSMKVPLCKKENQESKYYLSAYNEIFLNTKSSIFDRNRLYGGIGYNINKNVRIEAGYMNQFFETSGRDQINLITFVNF
- a CDS encoding nicotinic acid mononucleotide adenyltransferase, which codes for MKTLKLLSGFALIATLFTSCYTEVLVDDYYDDVPPISLNQLLSSHELWYVDINSTSGYGETPFLQKAFTISFRNGVVYANNNIVGLGDNGYGFGIDVGEYDAYDMILDVYHDIDGFSTFDVYQIDSNTIELYNPNNDTSYFLDGYQRSNFDYDFVFYDNIHYFLQEYEAWEKTYTSDFGALNEFDNENYLQFLAGGNDSTFRSSQDIDVSNPSNIYWDYTGVYGVGDVSNNMYLKTLTLDYDFFDNEYFEMSVINDGKIELFHPASETIYEFEGRGYIQFLKTGNTKGKETTTKDKKRKFRKDKVENPRENTRVK